In a single window of the bacterium (Candidatus Blackallbacteria) CG13_big_fil_rev_8_21_14_2_50_49_14 genome:
- a CDS encoding alpha/beta hydrolase, with product MTSFVLVPGAWHGGWCWQRVLPHLHNAGHKAFALTLTGTGERAHLLSAQIDLSTHIEDLCALIENEELQDLILVGHSYAGMVITGAAARLQKKKPGLLKALIYLDAVVPYPGESWSSQQSPEVIQKRLEKAQTEGLGLAIPPPDAAVFGLKGADYDWAERRLTPQPLNSYLEPLVFDPELLKELPRRYILCKAPILHTLHSMHERVRQEPDWEIEELASGHDPMISAPEALTALLLKGFTS from the coding sequence ATGACGAGCTTTGTCCTCGTTCCTGGCGCGTGGCACGGGGGTTGGTGCTGGCAAAGAGTCCTGCCCCATTTACACAATGCTGGCCATAAAGCTTTCGCCCTGACCCTGACAGGAACCGGTGAGCGAGCGCATTTGCTTTCTGCACAAATTGATCTCAGCACCCATATTGAAGATCTCTGTGCTTTGATTGAAAACGAAGAATTGCAGGATCTGATCCTGGTCGGTCACAGCTATGCCGGCATGGTGATTACCGGCGCGGCTGCCCGTCTGCAGAAAAAGAAACCGGGATTGCTCAAAGCACTGATTTATCTGGATGCCGTGGTGCCCTATCCAGGCGAAAGCTGGAGCAGTCAACAAAGTCCTGAAGTGATTCAAAAACGGCTTGAAAAAGCACAAACCGAGGGATTGGGATTGGCTATTCCCCCTCCAGATGCCGCAGTATTTGGATTAAAAGGTGCGGATTATGACTGGGCTGAACGCAGACTGACCCCTCAGCCCTTGAACAGCTATTTAGAACCCCTTGTTTTTGACCCCGAATTACTGAAAGAGTTGCCTCGACGTTATATTCTCTGCAAAGCCCCAATTCTGCATACCCTGCACTCCATGCATGAGCGGGTCAGACAGGAGCCTGATTGGGAAATCGAGGAACTGGCCAGTGGTCATGATCCCATGATCAGCGCGCCAGAAGCTTTAACAGCCTTGCTCTTGAAAGGTTTTACAAGCTAA